The following coding sequences lie in one bacterium genomic window:
- a CDS encoding TraR/DksA C4-type zinc finger protein yields the protein MLTPEQKAELRTLIEAQLVEIEQEIARLEELVKPIPLENSIGRISRMEAINSKSINEAGLRMAKERQIDLRNALSRMEEENFGLCVRCGNPIPFKRILLMPETRNCVHCAA from the coding sequence ATGCTCACACCTGAACAGAAGGCCGAGTTACGTACGCTGATTGAAGCTCAGCTCGTAGAAATTGAGCAGGAGATCGCGCGATTAGAAGAGTTGGTCAAGCCTATTCCATTGGAGAATTCGATTGGCCGGATTTCGCGCATGGAAGCGATAAATAGCAAGAGCATCAATGAAGCGGGGTTGAGGATGGCCAAAGAGCGTCAGATTGATTTGCGGAACGCGCTCTCGCGGATGGAAGAGGAGAACTTCGGGCTTTGCGTCAGATGTGGCAATCCAATTCCGTTCAAGCGGATTCTCTTGATGCCAGAGACGAGAAATTGCGTGCACTGCGCGGCGTAG